From a single Epinephelus fuscoguttatus linkage group LG18, E.fuscoguttatus.final_Chr_v1 genomic region:
- the tmc2a gene encoding transmembrane channel-like protein 2-A has product MPRKRDTDDVEIEVDADSDSDDGTTQRRTNRRQGAGKGGARGRGKKPASEDEDEDDEDEAPRGRRGANKRKPAKKRGGGDDDDDESEDEAPKRKPKGAANRKKGGKAQDSDEDSDDGKGKKGKKGGGKKGGKEEEDSKGKKGDAKGKDKGKDKDNDKDKKKKKKKDDSSSDSNTDSEEEESMSEGEMARLMEEVEEKKKLIANIRNKPWRMKRRLVHLKEAQEFVDKFEGALGKGKGRKWYAYKVMMTKKWIKFQRDFENFRTACIPWERKIKEVESHFGSSVASYFIFLRWMYGMNLVLFGFTFGLVVIPEVLMGLPYGSIPRKTVPRAEQDTAQDYSVLMDFNGYCKYSVLFYGYYNNQRTIGLLKFRLPLSYLMVGIGTFGYSLMVVIRTMAKNADVGGGDGDEGEFTFAWKMFTSWDYLIGNSETADNKYASITTSFKESIVDEQENQKDENIHLRRFLRVLANFLITCSLGGSGYLIYFVVKRSQEFANRDDLSWYEKNELEIIMSLLGLVCPPLFETIAELEDYHPRIALKWQLGRIFALFLGNLYTFLFALFDEVNTKLVEEESIKNASIWAMKEYYANYSRMVNDSEATPPPMDPSDVIRGPCWETAVGIEFVKLTVSDIQVSYLTILIGDFARAVIVRFLNYCWCWDLEAGFPSYGEFDISGNVLGLVFNQGMIWMGAFYAPGLVGINVLRLLSSMYYQCWAVMATNVPHERVFKASKSNNFYMGLLLLILFLSLLPVVYTIMTLPPSFDCGPFSGKPRMFDVIMETIDLDLPAFMGTLFSYAANPGLIIPAVLLMVLAIYYLNSVSEAYQNSNMELKKKMQMARDEEKNRRNNTDSTNQVMKDLEDLLPNRSLIPPAPPEPEKPPEPEAKPTKTKPGSAGKGVNLQKDVALASPNPNARGPVSRPPGPRGAGPGPGPGAGPGRGRGRGPPPR; this is encoded by the exons atgcCGAGAAAAAGAGACACGGATGATG TTGAGATAGAGGTTGACGCGGACAGTGACAGTGATG ACGGCACCACCCAGAGGAGAACAAACAGAAGACAGGGAGCTGGAAAAGGAGGCGCAAGGGGAAGAGGGAAAAAACCAGCCAGTGAAGACGAAGATGAGGACGATGAGGATGAAGCTCCCAGGGGCCGCAGGGGGGCAAACAAGAGGAAGCCAGCCAAGAAGCGTGGAGgtggagatgatgatgatgatgagagtgAAGATGAAGCGCCCAAAAGAAAGCCGAAAGGAGCAGCCAATAGGAAGAAAGGAGGCAAAGCTCAGGACAGCGATGAGGACAGCGATGATgggaaaggaaagaagggaaagaaggggggaggaaagaaaggagggaaagaggaggaggacagtaAGGGTAAGAAGGGGGACGCCAAAGGGAAGGACAAGGGGAAAGACAAGGACAATGacaaagacaagaagaagaagaaaaagaaggatgACAG TTCATCTGATTCCAACACGGACTCCGAGGAGGAGGAGTCCATGTCAGAAGGAGAGATGGCTCGGCtgatggaggaggtggaggagaagaagaaactcATCGCCAACATCAGGAACAAGCCGTGGAGGATGAAGCGGAGGCTCGTACACCTAAA ggaggctcaagagTTTGTGGATAAGTTTGAAGGAGCTCTGGGCAAAGGAAAAGGCAGGAAGTGGTACGCCTACAAAGTGATGATGACAAAG AAATGGATCAAGTTTCAGAGGGATTTTGAGAACTTCAGAACAGCCTGTATCCCCTGGGAGAGGAAGATCAAAGAGGTGGAAA GTCACTTCGGGTCATCTGTGGCATCTTACTTTATCTTCCTGCGCTGGATGTACGGCATGAACCTGGTCCTTTTTGGTTTCACCTTTGGACTTGTGGTCATCCCTGAG GTCCTGATGGGCCTTCCCTATGGGTCCATTCCCAGGAAGACTGTACCCAGAGCAGAGCAGGACACCGCTCAAGACTACTCTGTCCTCATGGATTTCAAT GGCTACTGCAAATATTCAGTCCTCTTCTACGGATATTATAATAACCAGAGGACCATCGGCTTGCTGAAGTTCAGGCTGCCTCTGTCCTACCTCATGGTCGGGATCGGCACCTTCGGCTACAGCCTGATGGTCGTGATACGCAC AATGGCCAAGAACGCTGATGTCGGCGGTGGAGACGGAGACGAAGGAGAGTTCACATTTGCCTGGAAGATGTTCACCAGCTGGGATTACCTCATAGGCAACTCAGAGACCGCTGACAACAAATACGCCTCCATCACCACCAGCTTCAAG GAGTCCATTGTGGACGAGCAGGAGAACCAGAAGGATGAGAACATTCACTTGCGGAGGTTCCTCAGAGTCCTGGCCAACTTCCTGATCACCTGCAGCCTCGGCGGCAGCGGATACCTCATCTACTTTGTGGTGAAGAGGTCTCAGGAGTTTGCCAACAGGGACGACCTCAGCTGGTACGAGAAGAACGAG TTGGAGATCATCATGTCTCTGCTGGGTCTGGTGTGTCCTCCTCTGTTTGAGACCATCGCTGAGCTGGAGGACTACCATCCTCGAATCGCCCTCAAGTGGCAGCTCGGACGCATTTTTGCCCTCTTCCTGGGAAACCTCTACACCTTTCTGTTCGCGCTGTTTGACGAGGTCAACACCAAG CTGGTAGAAGAGGAGTCCATCAAGAACGCTTCCATCTGGGCCATGAAGGAGTATTACGCCAACTACTCACGTATGGTCAATGACAGCGAGGCCACACCACCCCCCATGGACCCTTCTGATGTCATCAGAGGACCTTGCTGGGAGACCGCTGTTGGCatt GAGTTTGTTAAGCTGACAGTGTCGGACATCCAGGTGTCCTACCTCACCATCCTGATCGGTGACTTTGCTCGAGCTGTCATCGTTCGCTTCCTTAATTACTGCTGGTGCTGGGACCTGGAGGCTGGATTT CCCTCATATGGAGAGTTTGACATCAGTGGTAACGTACTTGGACTGGTCTTCAATCAAGGGATGATCTG GATGGGTGCGTTTTATGCTCCTGGGCTGGTCGGCATCAACGTGCTCCGCCTCCTCAGCTCCATGTATTATCAGTGCTGGGCTGTAATGGCCACCAACGTCCCCCACGAGAGAGTCTTCAAGGCCTCCAAGTCCAACAACTTCTACATGGGTCTGCTGCttctcatcctcttcctcagtCTGCTACCTGTCGTCTACACCATCATGACCCTGCCACCTTCGTTTGACTGCGGACCCTTCAG TGGGAAGCCGAGGATGTTTGATGTGATCATGGAGACGATCGACCTGGACCTGCCGGCCTTCATGGGGACGCTTTTCAGCTACGCAGCCAACCCAGGCCTCATCATACCAGCTGTACTGCTCATGGT ACTGGCCATCTACTATCTGAACTCAGTGTCTGAGGCCTATCAAAACTCCAACATGGAGCTGAAGAAGAAGATGCAGATG GCTCGGGATGAGGAGAAGAACCGGAGGAACAACACCGACAGCACCAACCAGGTCATGAAAGACCTGGAGGACCTGCTGCCGAACAGATCCCTCATCCCCCCTGCTCCTCCAGAGCCTG AAAAGCCTCCAGAGCCGGAAGCAAAGCCAACAAAGACAAAGCCCGGCTCGGCTGGTAAAGGCGTAAACCTGCAGAAAGATGTGGCTCTGGCGTCTCCCAACCCCAACGCTCGAGGGCCGGTGAGCCGGCCGCCCGGGCCGAGAGGAGCTGGACCAGGGCCAGGTCCGGGTGCTGGACCGGGCCGAGGCCGTGGGAGAGGGCCCCCTCCAAGATAA